A stretch of Halarsenatibacter silvermanii DNA encodes these proteins:
- a CDS encoding DUF3842 family protein produces MQLAVIDGMGGGLGAQLTEKLDGAIGDEVEIIALGTNAQATGRMLEAGADRGASRDNAIIHMSGRVDIIAGPLGIMIPNSMMGEISPAVAEAVAKSGAKKFILSIQQPHFELVGRKSNSLDELLDELTEEIAGYVEGESGESK; encoded by the coding sequence TTGCAGCTTGCAGTGATTGACGGAATGGGCGGCGGCCTGGGGGCTCAGCTGACCGAAAAGCTGGATGGCGCCATCGGAGATGAAGTCGAAATAATCGCGCTGGGAACCAATGCCCAGGCCACCGGCCGCATGCTCGAGGCCGGCGCCGATAGGGGGGCCAGCCGCGACAATGCCATAATTCACATGAGCGGGCGGGTGGATATTATCGCCGGCCCGCTGGGTATTATGATACCCAACTCCATGATGGGGGAGATAAGCCCCGCCGTGGCCGAAGCCGTTGCTAAAAGCGGGGCCAAAAAATTTATATTATCGATACAGCAGCCCCACTTTGAACTGGTAGGCCGCAAAAGCAATAGCCTGGATGAGCTGCTCGATGAACTGACCGAAGAGATAGCCGGGTATGTTGAAGGTGAAAGCGGTGAGAGTAAATGA
- the hisC gene encoding histidinol-phosphate transaminase, producing the protein MRADIFEQINQSIGRMSKYKPGAGKEEIADEYGLDEIIKLSSNENPLGCADEVRQALNEKQFHYARYPDGECRALREKLAEFYNLDFENVIVGNGSDQIIDLAAELVTEPGDEILMGDPTFAKYQLTCHALGVKPVKVELDENFRHDLKAMQEAITERTRVIFICDPNNPTGTTVSEGELKDFLDEIRDDILVVIDQAYCEYVTADDYFGGIDSLKDYPNLLVLRTFSKIYGLAALRVGYGLGNSEIIEHLHRIRNPFNVNAVAQLAAARALECQKHVEKCREMNAGQRRLFAEKFEEFGLEYVDSQANFMIVDTGLSSGEAFEHFARRGVVVRSVKSFGLDRWIRFTLPPADKSEKVLKAFSELPALLEKGV; encoded by the coding sequence TTGCGAGCAGATATTTTCGAGCAGATCAATCAATCGATAGGCAGGATGAGCAAATACAAGCCGGGAGCGGGTAAGGAGGAGATAGCCGATGAGTACGGCCTGGATGAGATTATAAAACTTTCCTCCAACGAGAATCCGCTGGGATGTGCTGATGAGGTCCGGCAGGCCCTAAACGAAAAGCAGTTTCATTATGCCCGCTATCCCGACGGAGAATGCCGGGCGCTGAGGGAGAAACTGGCTGAATTTTACAATCTGGATTTTGAAAATGTAATCGTCGGGAACGGCTCCGATCAGATCATCGATCTGGCCGCCGAGCTTGTGACCGAGCCGGGGGATGAGATTTTGATGGGCGATCCCACCTTTGCCAAATATCAGCTCACCTGTCATGCGCTGGGCGTTAAACCGGTGAAAGTGGAGCTCGATGAGAATTTTCGCCATGATCTCAAGGCCATGCAGGAGGCCATCACCGAGAGGACGCGGGTGATTTTCATCTGCGATCCCAACAATCCCACCGGCACCACGGTTTCGGAAGGAGAGTTAAAAGATTTTCTGGACGAGATTCGCGATGATATCCTGGTTGTGATCGATCAGGCCTACTGCGAGTACGTGACCGCCGATGATTATTTCGGGGGAATCGACAGCCTGAAGGATTATCCCAATCTGCTGGTCTTGAGGACATTTTCCAAAATATACGGACTGGCTGCTTTAAGGGTCGGCTACGGGCTGGGGAACAGTGAGATAATCGAGCATCTGCACAGGATAAGAAATCCCTTCAACGTCAACGCGGTAGCCCAGCTGGCCGCAGCCCGGGCCCTGGAATGTCAGAAGCATGTCGAAAAATGCCGGGAGATGAATGCCGGGCAACGCCGGCTTTTTGCCGAAAAATTTGAGGAGTTCGGTCTGGAGTATGTTGACAGCCAGGCCAACTTCATGATCGTCGATACCGGTCTTTCCTCCGGAGAAGCCTTCGAACATTTTGCCCGTCGGGGAGTCGTGGTCCGCTCGGTCAAATCCTTCGGCCTGGACCGCTGGATACGTTTTACCCTGCCGCCGGCGGATAAAAGCGAGAAGGTTCTAAAGGCTTTTTCCGAGCTGCCGGCGCTCCTCGAAAAGGGGGTATGA
- a CDS encoding SLC13 family permease: protein MPGAVQAEEPDVGAGPGEEAALDIDIIVMIAYIIIILVLFILEPIRLDLIAVLIPVGLVFLNPWTGIGSEEALSGFSNSATITVLAMFILSEGIQKSGLVQIIGDKISRITGGDEVKQIGVISSLSGTLAGFINNTPVVAIFIPMVTDLARSTNISPSKLLIPLSYASTMGGMLTLIGTATNLLASDISDRLIDRPFNMFEFTHLGVLVLITGVIYFVTIGRKLLPDHIKPEEGLVEEYEMEEFMAEVIVEKNSPLVGKSVGETLRESELDMDLMMITRGGEQFIEPLQAKSIRQGDRLVIRSSRDTLMQLMNREGLRFRADYQVSEDQLEEPPRGQKLVEVVIPNGSYFADQSLADVNFSERYDTCVMAVRRGSELSHSSLDDIVLHPGDVLLLLVNDPTLKRLRRRRDVIVAREMEKEDYRREKIPLAVAILAGVVAFGVTGIVPIVISALAGVLIMVVTGCVEPTEIYEAVNWEIIFLMAGLIPLGTAMELTGTADYIAGQFLLLAGGLPPLGILALFYLFTSLVTNVISNRGSVVMMVPVAVDAALRMGAAPFPFVLAVTFGASTAYLTPVGNQVHLMVYGPGGYDFMDYFKVGLPLQLLLAAVVSLGIFFFWGI from the coding sequence ATGCCCGGGGCAGTTCAGGCCGAAGAGCCCGATGTCGGAGCCGGGCCAGGCGAGGAAGCTGCTCTCGATATTGACATCATAGTGATGATAGCCTATATTATAATTATTCTGGTTCTTTTTATTCTGGAACCGATCCGGCTCGATCTGATAGCGGTGTTAATTCCCGTGGGACTGGTCTTTTTAAATCCCTGGACCGGCATAGGCAGCGAGGAAGCTTTGAGTGGCTTTTCCAACAGCGCCACCATCACCGTCCTGGCCATGTTCATTTTGAGCGAGGGAATTCAAAAAAGCGGCCTGGTGCAGATAATCGGCGATAAAATTTCCCGGATCACCGGCGGCGATGAGGTCAAACAGATCGGCGTCATCTCCTCGCTTTCCGGAACGCTTGCCGGCTTTATCAACAACACGCCGGTCGTTGCCATTTTTATACCTATGGTCACCGATCTGGCCCGCAGCACCAATATCTCCCCTTCAAAACTTTTGATCCCCCTTTCTTACGCTTCAACCATGGGCGGAATGCTGACTTTGATAGGCACCGCCACCAATCTTTTGGCCAGCGATATCTCGGACAGATTGATCGACCGGCCCTTTAACATGTTCGAATTCACCCATCTGGGCGTGCTGGTTTTGATAACCGGGGTAATTTATTTCGTTACCATCGGCCGTAAATTGCTACCTGATCATATCAAGCCCGAAGAGGGGCTGGTCGAAGAGTACGAAATGGAGGAGTTTATGGCCGAGGTTATAGTGGAGAAAAATTCGCCGCTGGTGGGAAAAAGCGTGGGAGAAACATTGAGGGAATCCGAGCTGGATATGGATCTGATGATGATTACCAGAGGAGGAGAACAGTTTATTGAACCGCTGCAGGCCAAGAGCATCCGTCAGGGTGATCGCCTGGTCATTCGCAGCTCCCGGGATACTCTTATGCAGCTGATGAATCGCGAGGGACTGCGCTTTCGGGCCGATTATCAGGTGAGCGAGGATCAGCTGGAAGAACCTCCCCGGGGTCAAAAACTCGTGGAAGTTGTCATTCCCAATGGTTCTTACTTTGCCGACCAATCTCTGGCCGATGTTAACTTTTCGGAGAGATATGACACCTGTGTGATGGCGGTTCGCCGCGGCAGCGAGCTTTCTCATTCGAGCCTGGATGATATAGTATTACACCCGGGCGATGTTCTGCTGCTTCTGGTCAACGATCCCACCCTGAAAAGACTGCGCCGGCGCCGCGATGTTATCGTGGCCCGGGAAATGGAAAAAGAGGATTATCGCCGGGAGAAGATTCCCCTTGCAGTTGCTATACTGGCCGGAGTGGTGGCCTTCGGGGTCACCGGGATTGTTCCGATCGTGATTTCGGCCCTGGCCGGGGTGCTGATCATGGTCGTCACCGGCTGTGTCGAACCCACCGAAATTTACGAGGCTGTTAACTGGGAGATAATATTTTTGATGGCCGGATTAATACCTCTGGGTACGGCCATGGAACTGACAGGGACTGCCGATTATATTGCCGGCCAATTTTTGCTGCTGGCAGGAGGTCTGCCTCCACTGGGTATTCTGGCTCTTTTTTATCTCTTTACCTCGCTGGTTACAAACGTCATCAGCAACCGGGGCAGCGTTGTCATGATGGTTCCGGTGGCAGTTGACGCGGCCTTAAGAATGGGAGCGGCGCCCTTTCCCTTCGTGCTGGCCGTGACCTTTGGAGCCAGCACCGCCTATCTAACTCCGGTCGGCAACCAGGTGCACCTGATGGTTTACGGTCCCGGCGGCTATGATTTCATGGATTATTTCAAGGTGGGGCTGCCCCTGCAGCTGCTGCTGGCGGCGGTAGTCTCGCTGGGAATATTCTTTTTCTGGGGGATTTAA
- a CDS encoding SulP family inorganic anion transporter, which yields MESADDLPFLPDNVGEVKDDLLAGFSVAALALSQNMACALIAGLDSIYGLYTSIVAIASSLSGVEIDYFQAVLPFTFMVGAFQLMLVVLRLGELVYYVSRSVINGLTAGLPDFTPVGFSPGYMSDYFPVTLTIVLFITLFRPVGIYRYWSWPGWSSW from the coding sequence ATGGAATCCGCCGATGATCTCCCGTTTTTGCCCGATAATGTCGGAGAGGTTAAAGATGACCTGCTGGCCGGTTTTTCGGTGGCCGCCCTGGCTCTGTCCCAGAACATGGCCTGCGCTTTGATCGCCGGGCTCGATTCCATTTACGGACTTTACACATCGATAGTGGCCATAGCCAGCAGCCTATCCGGAGTCGAGATCGATTACTTCCAGGCGGTCCTGCCCTTCACCTTTATGGTCGGCGCCTTCCAGCTGATGCTGGTCGTGCTGCGCCTGGGCGAGCTGGTCTATTACGTCTCTCGCTCGGTTATAAACGGTCTTACTGCCGGTCTGCCCGATTTTACTCCCGTCGGATTCAGCCCGGGATATATGTCCGATTATTTTCCCGTCACCCTCACCATCGTCCTGTTTATCACTCTTTTCCGCCCGGTGGGTATATACCGATACTGGTCCTGGCCGGGCTGGTCATCATGGTAG
- a CDS encoding SulP family inorganic anion transporter produces the protein MKLRERISFIPKNKKHARDDLMAGLSVAALALPQNMAYALIAGLDPIFGLYTSIVAMLAATFVGSSNYLIVGPTNIMALAVASSLAGIETGYLEAVLLFTFMVGVFQLLLTFLRLGELINFVSRSVVDGLTAGVSLLIIAGQLGNLTGIEYESGSNLLLEIVSFAAAFNGVNLHALIVGAVTMGIIIILKTFKPALPAYLLAISVSVLIVFIGGWQDYMPVVERFPGGLPGFTPVSITGFDLGFVRSYWSAALSVAVLGFIHVLGALKSMEAHTGEEQDFNRVFFGQGVINIICSFFSGFAVTGSFTKSFANLQAGARSRLSELVAALTMIVFITLFRPVGEYIPIAGLAGLVIMVAVKMVDFGEIRDCFINKFDALIFLATFLMTILAPRIDYAIYFGMIISFILILKETSQVKYSHIDYEEENGDFIEKKPEEDNGGENEEYTVINLAGNIVFSASDNFKEKLDVSFQEEQKFVLRMREVESIDLTSLKELEKFIDRVQEHGGVVIVCGLNEEIKKLFENYQLDAKIGDDNVFETHDSLLASTESAIEQANDTELPCDQNESGDEDDCCNS, from the coding sequence ATGAAGCTGAGAGAAAGAATTTCTTTTATTCCCAAAAATAAGAAACATGCCAGAGATGACCTTATGGCCGGATTGTCAGTAGCAGCTCTGGCGCTGCCGCAGAATATGGCCTACGCACTGATCGCCGGCCTGGATCCGATATTCGGTCTGTATACCTCGATAGTCGCCATGCTGGCGGCGACATTCGTCGGATCTTCCAATTATCTTATCGTCGGCCCCACCAATATCATGGCGCTGGCGGTGGCCAGCAGTCTGGCCGGCATCGAGACCGGCTATCTGGAAGCGGTTTTGTTGTTCACCTTTATGGTGGGAGTATTTCAGCTGCTTTTGACTTTTTTACGGCTGGGAGAACTGATCAATTTTGTCTCCCGCTCGGTAGTGGACGGCCTGACGGCCGGAGTATCTCTGCTTATCATAGCCGGCCAGCTTGGTAATCTCACCGGTATAGAATACGAATCGGGCAGCAATCTCCTTCTGGAAATAGTGAGTTTTGCCGCCGCCTTCAACGGCGTCAATCTCCATGCGCTGATCGTGGGTGCAGTTACCATGGGGATTATAATTATATTGAAGACTTTCAAACCCGCTCTGCCGGCCTATCTGCTGGCCATATCTGTCTCCGTGCTTATCGTTTTTATCGGCGGCTGGCAGGATTATATGCCGGTGGTGGAAAGATTTCCGGGAGGTCTGCCCGGATTTACCCCGGTCAGTATCACCGGATTTGATCTGGGTTTTGTCCGCAGCTACTGGTCTGCCGCTCTTTCTGTGGCCGTACTGGGCTTTATCCACGTGCTGGGCGCCCTCAAGTCGATGGAGGCCCATACCGGCGAGGAACAGGACTTTAACCGGGTGTTTTTCGGCCAGGGAGTTATCAATATAATCTGCTCTTTTTTCAGCGGCTTTGCAGTAACCGGCTCTTTTACCAAAAGTTTTGCCAATCTGCAGGCCGGCGCCAGAAGCCGGCTTTCGGAGCTGGTAGCAGCTCTGACCATGATTGTATTTATCACTCTCTTTCGCCCGGTGGGAGAATATATCCCCATAGCCGGGCTGGCAGGTCTGGTCATCATGGTGGCGGTAAAGATGGTCGATTTCGGCGAGATCAGGGATTGTTTCATCAATAAATTCGACGCCCTGATATTTTTAGCGACCTTTTTGATGACCATTCTGGCCCCGCGGATAGATTATGCAATCTACTTCGGTATGATAATATCCTTTATTTTGATATTAAAGGAGACAAGCCAGGTCAAATACTCCCATATAGATTACGAAGAGGAAAACGGGGATTTTATCGAGAAAAAACCCGAGGAGGATAACGGGGGAGAGAACGAAGAATACACCGTCATAAATTTAGCCGGCAATATTGTTTTCAGCGCCTCTGACAATTTCAAGGAGAAACTGGATGTGAGTTTCCAGGAGGAACAGAAATTCGTTCTGCGCATGCGCGAGGTCGAGAGCATAGACCTGACCTCGCTCAAGGAGCTGGAGAAATTTATCGACAGGGTGCAGGAGCACGGCGGTGTCGTCATAGTCTGCGGTCTCAATGAGGAGATCAAGAAGCTTTTTGAAAATTATCAACTCGATGCCAAGATAGGCGATGATAATGTCTTTGAGACGCACGACAGTCTTTTGGCTTCGACAGAATCAGCCATAGAACAGGCCAATGACACCGAGCTGCCCTGCGATCAGAATGAAAGCGGCGATGAGGATGATTGCTGTAATAGTTAA
- a CDS encoding SLC13 family permease yields METGVLIVFTLMIFLITMFIIEPISIDLIALSVPVLLVILQPWTGVTPEQAISGFSSSATITIGAMFVISTGVERSGVVHVMGEKIMSMTGDDRRRQLILIIFISGFVAGLINNTPVVALFIPMVMSIANKSSMSPSKYLIPLSYAAMMGGMLTLIGTSSNIVANDIVSDHLGRGYSMFEFTHLALIAFVIGSVYLIFFASRFIPPRIDPEEELTEEFKIDRYLTEVVIKEDSSIVGMTVEEALESLDYDIDIVQLIRDDQKFFEPLNNKIIQAGDHFVITSDHESLIQVIKGRALRILSRTHFSQEELEARQENQKLVKLVVPHGSFLAGQTLRDVNFLERYQTTALAIRQEEEIQHTKLEDIILQPGAVLLLTAGPETLQRLRTNRNFIISGGIDYSGYRTDKIKISLSILFAVIALAALNVLPIVISALGGVVAMVLTGSLKPLEVYDAVNWNVIFLLSGLIPLGVAMDNTGTAEFAAEQIMRLEGILAPVTILILFYLMTVGIANLVGNNVSVILMLPIAIDAAGKLGLNPLAFALTVTFAASSAFLTPIGYQTNLMVYGPGGYRFFDFFKVGLPLQIIMSFLIPVLIALFWGL; encoded by the coding sequence ATGGAAACCGGAGTGCTGATTGTTTTCACCCTGATGATCTTTCTCATAACCATGTTTATAATAGAGCCTATAAGCATCGACCTCATTGCGCTTTCCGTGCCGGTGCTTCTCGTCATACTTCAGCCCTGGACGGGCGTTACTCCCGAGCAGGCCATATCCGGTTTTTCCAGCTCGGCCACCATCACCATCGGGGCTATGTTCGTGATCAGCACGGGCGTGGAGAGAAGCGGTGTGGTTCACGTGATGGGCGAGAAGATCATGAGCATGACGGGTGATGACAGAAGAAGACAGCTGATATTGATAATTTTCATATCCGGTTTTGTGGCCGGCCTTATCAACAACACGCCGGTGGTGGCTCTTTTCATTCCGATGGTTATGTCCATAGCGAACAAATCAAGCATGTCTCCTTCTAAATACCTGATACCGCTTTCCTATGCGGCCATGATGGGCGGTATGCTCACGCTGATAGGTACTTCTTCCAACATAGTGGCCAACGATATAGTCAGCGATCATCTTGGGCGGGGCTATTCCATGTTCGAATTCACCCATCTGGCCCTTATCGCCTTTGTGATAGGTTCCGTCTATCTGATATTCTTCGCCAGCCGCTTTATTCCTCCCCGGATAGATCCTGAGGAAGAACTGACCGAGGAGTTTAAGATAGACAGATATCTGACCGAGGTTGTGATCAAGGAGGATTCCAGCATTGTGGGCATGACGGTAGAGGAAGCGCTGGAAAGCTTAGATTACGATATCGATATAGTCCAGCTCATCCGGGATGACCAGAAATTTTTCGAACCGCTGAACAACAAGATTATCCAGGCAGGCGATCACTTTGTCATCACCTCCGATCATGAGAGTTTGATCCAGGTGATCAAGGGCCGGGCACTGCGCATTCTATCCCGCACCCATTTTTCCCAGGAGGAGCTGGAGGCCAGACAGGAAAACCAGAAGCTGGTCAAACTGGTGGTGCCGCATGGTTCGTTTCTGGCCGGACAGACTCTGAGGGATGTAAACTTCCTGGAGAGATATCAGACCACTGCTCTGGCCATAAGACAGGAAGAGGAAATTCAGCACACCAAGCTGGAGGACATAATTCTGCAGCCAGGAGCTGTGCTGCTGCTCACAGCCGGCCCCGAGACGCTGCAGAGGCTGAGGACCAACCGCAACTTCATCATTTCCGGAGGGATAGATTATTCCGGTTACCGAACCGATAAAATAAAGATCTCGCTGAGCATACTTTTTGCGGTCATCGCTCTGGCCGCCCTCAACGTTCTGCCCATCGTTATCTCCGCTTTAGGCGGTGTGGTGGCTATGGTTCTGACAGGTTCGCTCAAGCCGCTCGAGGTTTACGATGCGGTCAACTGGAATGTCATCTTCCTGCTCTCGGGTCTGATACCGCTGGGTGTTGCCATGGATAATACCGGCACGGCCGAATTCGCCGCCGAGCAGATCATGCGTCTTGAGGGAATTCTGGCCCCCGTGACCATACTGATTCTTTTTTATCTGATGACGGTAGGAATAGCCAACCTGGTGGGCAATAACGTAAGCGTTATACTGATGCTGCCCATAGCCATCGATGCGGCCGGCAAGCTGGGTTTAAATCCCTTAGCCTTCGCCCTGACGGTGACCTTTGCCGCCAGCTCGGCCTTCCTCACGCCGATCGGCTATCAGACCAATCTCATGGTTTACGGCCCGGGCGGCTATAGATTTTTTGATTTCTTCAAAGTTGGTCTGCCGCTGCAGATAATTATGTCCTTTCTGATACCGGTGTTAATCGCGCTGTTCTGGGGGCTTTAA
- a CDS encoding YifB family Mg chelatase-like AAA ATPase, translating into MPVSLISGSILGVSAFDVEVEIDIQRGLPAFRVVGLPDRALQEARERVRSALKNSGLGYPDRRITINLAPADRRKQGPQFDLSIALGLLAAQGSLSREAIKSSFIVGELALDGEVRSVRGILPLLDLAAELELDRFIFPAENKEEIIFEPEIELWPVTDLNSAVDILKRTDGHKDKRDRLQPWQPGKIGPGDKEETYHFQRIPIQGQRSARRAAAVAAAGRHNLMFFGPPGSGKTTIARSIPDLMPPLSSEERREIMLIASAAGEKIPAGRPWRDPHHSITPAGLGGGGRSPTPGEVTLAHRGVLFLDELPEFDRRVLELLRQPLQDGYIHLVRHEYNLRMPADFMLVAALNPCPCGFFGQSSQNCRCSRNQIISYRSRLSGPLLDRIAMQVEVPALSTDEIVYTSPDESLDARLKKAVLRARNFQKSRNDGHFNSQLAGDKIADICRLGSSEKKFLAEALNRLEISKRGYDIILRLARTIADMEKTDKVESSHLAEALQYRGLSRPVRA; encoded by the coding sequence ATGCCAGTATCCCTGATTTCAGGTTCAATTCTGGGAGTTTCGGCCTTTGACGTCGAAGTGGAGATCGACATACAGCGCGGTCTGCCGGCCTTTCGGGTGGTGGGGCTGCCGGATCGGGCCCTGCAGGAGGCCAGAGAGAGGGTGAGGTCGGCCCTTAAAAACAGCGGTCTTGGCTATCCCGACAGAAGGATCACCATAAATCTGGCTCCGGCCGACCGGCGCAAACAGGGTCCGCAGTTTGATCTTTCGATAGCGCTGGGGCTTTTAGCCGCTCAGGGAAGTCTGAGCCGGGAGGCGATAAAAAGCTCTTTCATCGTCGGCGAGCTGGCTCTGGACGGAGAGGTCAGATCGGTGCGGGGAATATTGCCCCTGCTGGATCTGGCCGCCGAGCTCGAACTCGATCGCTTTATATTTCCCGCCGAAAACAAAGAGGAGATCATCTTCGAGCCGGAAATCGAGCTCTGGCCGGTGACCGATCTTAATAGCGCGGTAGATATTTTAAAAAGGACAGATGGGCATAAGGATAAGCGGGACAGATTACAGCCCTGGCAGCCGGGAAAGATCGGCCCGGGCGATAAAGAAGAGACCTATCATTTTCAGCGTATCCCCATTCAGGGGCAGAGGTCAGCCCGTAGGGCGGCAGCAGTGGCCGCAGCAGGCAGACACAACCTCATGTTTTTCGGCCCGCCTGGTTCGGGCAAGACGACGATAGCGCGCTCGATTCCCGATCTCATGCCCCCTCTTTCTTCCGAAGAGAGGCGGGAGATTATGCTCATAGCCAGCGCCGCCGGCGAGAAAATACCTGCTGGACGACCCTGGCGCGATCCCCATCATTCTATAACTCCGGCCGGTCTGGGGGGAGGCGGACGCTCGCCCACCCCCGGCGAGGTGACTTTAGCTCATAGAGGCGTTTTATTTCTGGACGAACTGCCCGAATTCGACCGCAGAGTGCTCGAACTTCTGCGCCAGCCGTTGCAGGATGGATATATCCATCTGGTCAGACACGAGTACAATCTGCGGATGCCGGCCGATTTTATGCTGGTTGCGGCTTTAAATCCCTGTCCCTGTGGCTTTTTCGGTCAGAGCTCGCAGAACTGTCGATGCAGCAGAAACCAGATAATATCCTACCGCAGCAGGCTTTCCGGTCCACTTCTGGACAGAATAGCCATGCAGGTCGAGGTGCCAGCCCTGAGCACCGATGAGATCGTCTATACCAGCCCGGATGAATCTCTCGATGCCCGCCTGAAAAAAGCGGTGCTGCGGGCCAGAAATTTTCAAAAATCCCGCAACGATGGTCATTTCAATTCTCAGCTGGCCGGTGATAAAATCGCCGATATCTGCCGGCTGGGCAGCAGTGAAAAGAAATTTTTGGCCGAAGCTTTAAACCGGCTTGAGATCAGCAAAAGAGGTTACGATATAATTCTTCGGCTGGCCCGGACGATAGCCGATATGGAAAAAACAGATAAGGTCGAAAGCTCTCACCTGGCCGAGGCTTTGCAGTACCGGGGGCTTTCCCGCCCGGTCAGAGCCTGA
- a CDS encoding YraN family protein codes for MHADHRRYLGEIGEKQAAEYLKEKGHFILATNFTTRLGEIDIVTKSGEDLVFVEVRTALSDKYGPPQYSITAAKKQRIRKVARLYMSRRAKDVSCRFDVITLTGDWNDFRINHIPGAF; via the coding sequence ATGCATGCCGATCACCGCAGATATCTGGGAGAGATAGGGGAGAAACAGGCGGCAGAATATCTAAAAGAGAAGGGTCATTTTATACTGGCCACCAATTTTACCACCCGGCTGGGTGAGATTGATATTGTCACAAAAAGCGGCGAAGATTTGGTATTCGTGGAGGTCAGGACGGCTTTGTCGGATAAGTACGGACCGCCTCAGTATTCTATAACCGCTGCCAAAAAGCAGCGGATAAGAAAGGTGGCCCGCCTGTATATGTCGCGGCGGGCCAAAGACGTGAGCTGTCGTTTTGATGTGATCACCCTGACCGGGGACTGGAACGATTTCAGGATAAACCATATCCCCGGAGCCTTTTGA
- a CDS encoding threonine ammonia-lyase, whose amino-acid sequence MSKKPVTYQDVKAARRRIQSRIYRTPLTHSHRLSTDHTSYYLKLESQQITNSFKVRGTLNKLSALAEKKGRKKVAAVSSGNHGAGLSYAASIMPDFEVVIFVPTSTPAAKIDKMQYYGADVRREGENFNRTRRIAFDFCRQNEHLMVDPDSDIEVIAGQGTIVQEVLDQNPAVDTIIVPVGGGGLITGIAVAARQLRPDITIVGVQTSACPAFVRAIEEDTFYETYPIEESICDGLVGGVGEIPFQMADDCIDEMMEVSEERIRKAVPFIIGEEKAVAEPAGAAGVAAVRENPYRFSGDEIAIIISGGNIDAGLIKELFNEVY is encoded by the coding sequence ATGAGCAAAAAGCCGGTAACCTATCAGGATGTAAAAGCTGCCAGAAGGAGAATTCAATCTCGCATATACCGCACACCGCTCACCCATTCCCACAGACTCAGCACCGACCATACCAGTTATTATCTGAAGCTGGAAAGCCAGCAGATCACCAACAGCTTCAAGGTGCGGGGAACTTTGAACAAACTCTCGGCCCTGGCCGAGAAAAAGGGCAGAAAAAAGGTGGCCGCCGTATCATCGGGCAATCACGGGGCCGGTCTCAGCTATGCTGCCAGCATCATGCCCGATTTTGAAGTCGTTATTTTTGTGCCGACCTCAACTCCGGCCGCCAAGATAGACAAGATGCAGTATTACGGGGCCGATGTCAGGCGCGAGGGCGAAAATTTTAACCGGACCCGGCGGATAGCCTTCGATTTCTGTCGGCAAAACGAACATCTGATGGTAGATCCCGACTCGGATATCGAGGTTATAGCCGGTCAGGGAACCATCGTTCAGGAAGTGCTGGATCAAAATCCGGCCGTCGACACCATCATAGTTCCGGTGGGGGGCGGCGGTTTGATCACGGGAATCGCGGTAGCTGCCCGGCAGCTGCGCCCCGATATCACAATCGTGGGAGTACAGACCTCGGCCTGTCCGGCCTTCGTGCGGGCGATAGAGGAGGATACTTTTTACGAGACATATCCCATCGAGGAAAGCATCTGTGATGGTCTGGTAGGAGGTGTCGGTGAAATTCCCTTTCAGATGGCCGATGACTGCATCGATGAGATGATGGAGGTGAGCGAGGAGAGGATCAGAAAAGCAGTCCCCTTTATTATCGGCGAGGAAAAAGCGGTCGCTGAACCGGCCGGGGCCGCCGGGGTGGCAGCCGTCAGAGAAAATCCCTACCGCTTCAGCGGAGATGAAATAGCAATCATCATCTCGGGCGGCAATATAGATGCCGGGCTGATTAAAGAGCTTTTCAACGAGGTTTACTAA